In Trichocoleus desertorum NBK24, the following are encoded in one genomic region:
- a CDS encoding IS4 family transposase, giving the protein MLPLFYQAHLQQCLSPRHYLLVNLLVLLLQWHKQVRLERLATTLPLPIQFEGRRRCLQRLFSSPQLHIDTLWLPLVGYLLSCQFRVGQTLYLVLDRTQWQGVNVLMASVIYRGRALPLYWQFLSHSGSSGLAQQQAVLRPLSALLKPYQVVVLGDREFCSVHLAQWLGQEQLSFCLRLRCNEYVQDETGLVEQLQHLGLKPGQSRFFEQVRVTKQGGLGLFNVACYWKRAYRGHCEKSAWFLLTNLPSLGAAVTAYQHRMGIEAFFRDYKSGGYQVESTRLNPQRLSGLFVLLALAYTSAVIQGHEVRTQGLASYICRAKEGRRIRRRHSDFWIGLYAQAWLEGMDLATDWVESWMQLSGNKQPYLQRGLDAASRLQSLF; this is encoded by the coding sequence ATGCTGCCTCTATTCTACCAAGCTCACCTCCAACAGTGCCTCAGTCCTCGCCATTACTTACTTGTGAATCTGCTGGTGTTGCTATTGCAATGGCATAAACAAGTGCGCCTCGAAAGACTTGCGACCACCTTGCCTCTACCGATTCAATTCGAGGGTCGTCGCCGCTGTTTGCAACGCTTGTTTTCGAGCCCTCAGTTGCACATTGATACCCTCTGGTTGCCCTTAGTCGGCTACTTGCTATCTTGCCAATTCCGAGTCGGACAAACTCTTTACTTGGTCCTCGACCGCACGCAGTGGCAAGGGGTGAATGTGCTGATGGCGAGTGTGATTTATCGAGGGCGGGCTCTGCCCTTGTACTGGCAGTTCTTGTCGCATTCTGGAAGTTCGGGCTTAGCGCAACAACAAGCGGTTTTGCGCCCACTTTCAGCGCTACTCAAGCCTTATCAAGTCGTGGTCTTAGGGGACCGGGAATTCTGCTCGGTGCATCTAGCGCAATGGTTGGGCCAAGAACAGCTCAGCTTCTGTTTACGCTTACGCTGTAACGAGTACGTTCAAGATGAAACGGGTTTGGTTGAGCAACTCCAACACCTGGGATTAAAACCCGGTCAATCGCGCTTTTTCGAGCAGGTGAGGGTGACGAAACAAGGGGGTCTGGGATTGTTTAATGTGGCTTGCTATTGGAAACGAGCATATCGAGGCCATTGCGAGAAAAGTGCTTGGTTTCTCTTAACCAATCTGCCCTCTTTAGGTGCTGCTGTGACGGCTTATCAACATCGCATGGGCATCGAAGCTTTCTTTCGTGACTACAAAAGTGGAGGGTATCAAGTCGAATCCACTCGTCTCAATCCTCAGCGCTTATCAGGTTTATTTGTTCTCTTAGCCCTTGCTTATACCAGTGCAGTCATTCAAGGCCATGAAGTTCGCACTCAAGGCTTAGCTAGCTATATTTGTCGAGCCAAAGAAGGACGAAGAATACGTCGCAGACATAGCGATTTTTGGATAGGTTTGTATGCTCAAGCTTGGTTGGAAGGGATGGACTTAGCCACCGATTGGGTAGAGTCTTGGATGCAGCTTAGTGGCAATAAGCAACCCTATCTTCAGCGAGGACTAGACGCTGCTTCCCGCCTCCAGTCCTTGTTCTAG